In the genome of Rhodocyclaceae bacterium, the window ATGAGGACGCTCCTTTTGACCGGCACGTAATCATACGCGCAGGTTGTCTGCGTGCGACGGTGCAAAACGAAAGAACGCGTACAGCGACGCGGCAAGTAGCGGCAGCAAAATGAGCAGGCTGGTGATCATTGCGCTCTAACGTGTTGTAGGGAGACAAAACTGCCCTTTATCGCAGCCGACTGTCTCCATAAATCGGCATCGCAAGCACCGGTTTTCGCCCTTCTCTTCCGCACCTTACGCAAATTATGCTGGTTATCTCCGCGAATAATCCAGCCCTGAAAACCAGCACGCTGCCGCTCCCCACGTTGAGGTCCGCCAGTTTGCTGTATCAGGTGCCCGGGCTGCAGACCGGGGTGGAAATCTCTTCGTGTATCACCGGCAAGATCGCCGCCATCTGCAGCCAGGCCGAAAACACCAGCGTGTACGTCCGCGTACGGCTGCGGGTGACCCGTCCGTGGCCGGATGCGTGTGCAAATGCTCAATGCACAGGCGGGTTTGCAGTCAGGCGAGTGTTTACGCCTCGCTTCCGAGGAAGGCCTTCACGTTCCCGATGAACGTCGCCTGCCGGTGCGCCCGTATCTCGCGCGTCGACGAGCCGATGTGCGGCACCAGCATCACCTGATCCATGGCGCGCAGTTCCGCCGGTACCCGCGGCTCGTCCTCGAACACTTCCAGCCCGGCCCCGGCGATCACGCCCGACGCCAGTGCTTCGATCAGTGCCGCTTCGTCGACCACGGCGCCGCGGCTCACGTTCACGAGGAAGCCCTGCGGGCCGAGCGCGGCCAGGACGCGCGCATCCACCAGCCTCCGGGTGGCTGCGGTCGAGGCACAGCACACCACGAGGCAGTCGACCGCTTCGGCCATCGACACCAGCGCCGGGAAGTACGGCCAGCGCACATCTGCCTTCGGTGAAGGCCCGTGCCACACGACCTTCATGCCGAAGCCCTCGACCCTGCGCGCGACCGCGCGGCCGATCGATCCCAGCCCGACCAGTCCGACCGTCTTGCCGCGCAGGTCGGTGCTCATCGGGAATGGCCCTTCTGCCCAGCGGCCGGCGCGCACGAAGCGGTCGGCTTCGCACAGGCGGCGCATCGTGCCGATCATCAGCCCGAGCGCGACATCGGCTACCGCCTCGTCGGTCCAGTCGGGCGTGTTGCTAACGGTGATGCGGCGCGCCGTCGCCGCGGCGAGGTCGAACGTGCCGTGGCCCATGCCGAAGCAGGCGACATGGCCGAGATTCGGCAGTTCATCGAGGTCGCGTGCCGTGAAGCCGCGCACGCCGGTGGTCACCAGCACGCGGATGCGCGTGCCGTGTTCGCGCAGGAAGGCATCGGCATCGGGCAGCAGCCAGCGCCGGTGCAGCGTGCAGAACGTCTCCGCCTCGGCGAGCGCCGGCGGGTAGACCGGTGCGATCGCCAGCAGTTCGGGCCGTGCTGCGCCCGGCATCAGGGCTTCTCGCCGAGCACTTCCAGGGCGTTCAGCGACAGGATGCGCTCGCGCTGCGCATCGGTGAGGCCGTCGACCTGCGCCAGCATGCCGAGCGGATCGTCCTCGGCCATGTCGAACGGCGCGTCGGTGCCGATCATCACGCGATCGGCGCCGACACGGCGGATCAGGAAGCGCAGCGACTCGACATCATGGGTGAGCG includes:
- a CDS encoding 2-hydroxyacid dehydrogenase; this translates as MPGAARPELLAIAPVYPPALAEAETFCTLHRRWLLPDADAFLREHGTRIRVLVTTGVRGFTARDLDELPNLGHVACFGMGHGTFDLAAATARRITVSNTPDWTDEAVADVALGLMIGTMRRLCEADRFVRAGRWAEGPFPMSTDLRGKTVGLVGLGSIGRAVARRVEGFGMKVVWHGPSPKADVRWPYFPALVSMAEAVDCLVVCCASTAATRRLVDARVLAALGPQGFLVNVSRGAVVDEAALIEALASGVIAGAGLEVFEDEPRVPAELRAMDQVMLVPHIGSSTREIRAHRQATFIGNVKAFLGSEA